A genomic region of Melanotaenia boesemani isolate fMelBoe1 chromosome 13, fMelBoe1.pri, whole genome shotgun sequence contains the following coding sequences:
- the commd7 gene encoding COMM domain-containing protein 7 isoform X2, whose product MQLHFVKDGLPDSVSTDFQNLNKFNDQFFRLIEILFQFLLEPKESERFMQQLTDFAGEHGMSAGPLKNLMKSVLLLPQGALKKNLTSEQIREDLVTLGLNEEKAAHFSQQWGEHYAVLSRLALGRTLMVNQLVDMEWKFGVTVGTSEIQKAGNIFLQLKLVVRKGTSTENIYMELTLPQFYNFLHEMERAKASMEGFS is encoded by the exons ATGCAGCTTCATTTCGTTAAAGATGGATTACCAGACTCTGTCAGCACCGACTTTCAGAATCTGAACAAATTCAACGATCAG TTTTTTCGTCTGATTGAAATTCTGTTCCAGTTCCTCCTGGAGCCTAAAGAG tctGAGAGATTCATGCAGCAGCTCACCGACTTTGCAGGGGAACATGGGATGAGTGCTGGACCTCTGAAAAACCTGATGAAGAGCGTCCTCCTGTTGCCTCAGG GAGCCCTGAAGAAAAACCTGACCAGTGAGCAGATCAGAGAAGACCTGGTGACACTAG GACTAAATGAAGAGAAAGCGGCTCATTTCTCACAGCAG TGGGGCGAGCACTACGCCGTACTGTCCAGACTTGCTCTTGGACGGACTCTGATGGTCAACCAGTTGGTTGACATGGAATGGAAGTTTGGAG TGACCGTTGGCACCAGTGAAATTCAAAAAGCAGGGAACATCTTTCTGCAG TTGAAGCTGGTGGTCAGAAAGGGGACTTCCACCGAAAACATCTACATGG AACTGACGCTGCCTCAGTTTTACAACTTCCTGCATGAGATGGAGCGAGCCAAGGCCAGCATGGAGGGTTTCAGCTGA
- the commd7 gene encoding COMM domain-containing protein 7 isoform X1, whose amino-acid sequence MQLHFVKDGLPDSVSTDFQNLNKFNDQQFFRLIEILFQFLLEPKESERFMQQLTDFAGEHGMSAGPLKNLMKSVLLLPQGALKKNLTSEQIREDLVTLGLNEEKAAHFSQQWGEHYAVLSRLALGRTLMVNQLVDMEWKFGVTVGTSEIQKAGNIFLQLKLVVRKGTSTENIYMELTLPQFYNFLHEMERAKASMEGFS is encoded by the exons ATGCAGCTTCATTTCGTTAAAGATGGATTACCAGACTCTGTCAGCACCGACTTTCAGAATCTGAACAAATTCAACGATCAG CAATTTTTTCGTCTGATTGAAATTCTGTTCCAGTTCCTCCTGGAGCCTAAAGAG tctGAGAGATTCATGCAGCAGCTCACCGACTTTGCAGGGGAACATGGGATGAGTGCTGGACCTCTGAAAAACCTGATGAAGAGCGTCCTCCTGTTGCCTCAGG GAGCCCTGAAGAAAAACCTGACCAGTGAGCAGATCAGAGAAGACCTGGTGACACTAG GACTAAATGAAGAGAAAGCGGCTCATTTCTCACAGCAG TGGGGCGAGCACTACGCCGTACTGTCCAGACTTGCTCTTGGACGGACTCTGATGGTCAACCAGTTGGTTGACATGGAATGGAAGTTTGGAG TGACCGTTGGCACCAGTGAAATTCAAAAAGCAGGGAACATCTTTCTGCAG TTGAAGCTGGTGGTCAGAAAGGGGACTTCCACCGAAAACATCTACATGG AACTGACGCTGCCTCAGTTTTACAACTTCCTGCATGAGATGGAGCGAGCCAAGGCCAGCATGGAGGGTTTCAGCTGA